A genome region from Cryptosporidium parvum Iowa II chromosome 8, whole genome shotgun sequence includes the following:
- a CDS encoding secreted glucose methanol choline like oxidoreductase of the FAD dependent oxidoreductase like fold, signal peptide, which produces MGFNIFFLGICISILIFSISGVKCRLYYEDNLLVTDEEYDVIIIGAGVSGCSMANVYANNGKKVLLLERGGPREKHPKTLLTKGAPGVITDESISEAITTSNGTLMNVANIVGGGASINGGFYVEPSTEFMRKTIESSGATFDQEKYLNAKEIIRNSGILNTDNRLEDNTFPKAMFEAMKNIKEYSGNVSEVPIYYPEGSNTFVTVSQFNETNRSSADILLSHENIKIYPYAVVESIQFNTTDENRDPYSLKKKVTAQCILGRMRSESDGFVSVSSGMTHRTIYNNNGPKFKICLNKPDSFIVLASGAIYSPAILMKSGIGPTEVLRKHGIPPIKILEQVGKNYHDHLQFGLFGILKEKQPMSIQKVYSYSNCSKYYPDPPNIYDELSLFHHKESEQKNGSSTLSKNSFDLLLEPILSNPESPLFVPPEPTGPQYEDGNCYSTILNEVSGELWIPFAISQIIYRKSKVLMNPLLNYLSLSLRTKILNALESNNTRISDDGFNKMLQPMNDCFENGSAALSFLTIPKSRGSITLDEMGLPEINSSDFSDPMDVEAAIVGMKHLIQVMTSQSVSSILESELNSCIASIRNIWDSFPLFGGINENNVIGFSSREQNVPALIPPLPKIINDKTAFDMVKESYSTIWHPTGTCSLGSVVDSDFNVRGTTNLKIGDASIFPEVSDVSPLGSVFLLATYIALVTS; this is translated from the coding sequence ATGggttttaatattttttttcttgggATTTGTAtctcaatattaatattctccATAAGCGGCGTAAAATGTAGATTATACTATGAAGATAATTTACTTGTTACTGATGAAGAATACGatgtaattattattggagCAGGAGTTTCAGGCTGTTCAATGGCTAATGTTTATGCTAATAATGGGAAAAAGGTTCTCCTTTTAGAAAGAGGTGGGCCAAGAGAGAAACATCCAAAAACCTTATTGACAAAGGGAGCTCCAGGAGTAATCACAGATGAATCTATAAGTGAAGCTATTACGACATCAAACGGAACTCTGATGAATGTTGCAAACATTGTTGGAGGTGGGGCCAGTATTAATGGAGGATTTTATGTTGAACCATCTACAGAATTTATGCGCAAAACTATTGAAAGCAGCGGTGCTACGTTTGATCAAGAGAAATACCTAAATGCAAAGGAAATTATTCGTAACTCAGGTATTTTAAACACCGACAACCGTCTCGAAGATAACACTTTTCCAAAAGCAATGTTTGAGGCtatgaaaaatattaaagagtACTCTGGAAATGTTAGCGAAGTTCCTATTTATTATCCTGAAGGAAGTAATACATTTGTTACTGTTTCCCAGTTTAACGAAACAAATAGGTCATCAGCAGatattcttctttctcatgaaaatataaaaatttacCCCTATGCAGTTGTAGAATCCATACAGTTTAACACGACGGATGAAAACCGTGATCCGTATAgcttaaaaaagaaagtaacTGCTCAATGCATTTTGGGAAGAATGAGGTCCGAAAGTGATGGTTTTGTAAGTGTAAGTTCTGGAATGACACATAGAACTATTTATAACAATAATGGCCCTAAGTTCAAAATTTGTCTCAATAAACCTGATTCATTTATCGTTCTTGCTTCAGGTGCTATTTACAGTCCTGCGATACTTATGAAAAGTGGTATTGGCCCAACTGAAGTTCTTAGAAAGCATGGCATTCCTCCAATTAAAATTCTAGAACAAGTTGGTAAAAATTATCATGATCATTTACAATTCGGTTTGTTTGgaattttgaaagaaaagcAGCCTATGTCTATTCAAAAAGTATATAGTTATAGCAATtgttcaaaatattatccaGATCCTCCTAATATTTATGATGAACTCAGTCTATTCCACCATAAGGAGTCTGAACAAAAAAATGGTAGTTCAACTCTTTCTAAAAATTCGTTTGATTTACTACTAGAACCAATTTTAAGTAACCCCGAATCGCCATTGTTTGTTCCACCGGAACCAACTGGGCCACAATACGAAGATGGAAATTGCTACTCTACAATACTGAACGAAGTTTCTGGAGAATTGTGGATTCCTTTTGCAATatctcaaataatttatagaAAGTCTAAAGTTTTAATGAATCCTCTCTTGAATTATCTTTCTCTTTCACTTAGGACCAAAATTCTTAATGCTTTGGAAAGCAATAATACAAGAATTTCTGATGATggttttaataaaatgttACAGCCTATGAATGATTGTTTTGAAAATGGATCAGCCGCATTATCCTTCCTTACAATACCAAAGAGTAGAGGATCAATCACTCTAGACGAGATGGGACTCCCAGAAATTAATAGTTCAGACTTTTCAGATCCCATGGATGTTGAGGCAGCAATTGTTGGAATGAAACACTTAATTCAAGTAATGACTTCACAAAGTGTCTCCTCAATTCTTGAGAGTGAATTGAACTCATGTATCGCAtctattagaaatatttggGATTCTTTCCCATTGTTTGGAGGAATCAACGAGAATAATGTTATTGGATTTTCTTCAAGAGAACAAAATGTACCAGCTCTTATTCCCCCTCTACCGAAGATTATAAATGATAAAACAGCATTTGATATGGTTAAGGAGTCTTACTCAACAATTTGGCACCCAACCGGTACCTGTTCATTAGGTTCTGTTGTTGATAGTGATTTTAACGTGAGAGGGACtacaaatttgaaaataggTGATGCATCTATTTTCCCCGAAGTTTCAGATGTAAGCCCACTTGGATCAGTATTTCTTTTGGCAACGTATATTGCTTTAGTAACATCTTAA